The sequence below is a genomic window from Halolamina litorea.
AGTCGGGCCCTCGACGCCGGTCGGGGGTTCTCGACCGACCGGCTGGCCGACGGGCTCGCCGACCTCAACGAGGCCGTTTCCGGGACCGAAGCCACCGATCCCGAGGCGCGGGAGCTGCTCTCCGAGGCAGAGGAACTCTCCGCGGAGATCCAGGAACGACTTCGCGAGGCCGGGGGAGGCCACCGCCCCGGGTCGTCGACGCGCCGCGGTGAGTCCGAGCGGGACGACGGCGCCGTCCACATCGACGTGACTGACGGACGCGAGGAGAAGGAGGCCGACGAGACCGACGAGTCGGTCGACGACAGCCCGCAGCCGGACGTGGACGCCGAACTCGACTCCATCCGTGAGGAGGTCAGGGGTTCAGCGAGTGAGAACACTGCGGACGAACGAACGGACGACGACGAACCCGGCGACGACGCCAACGGGAACGCGCCGGAGTAGCTACTCGATCGGGCGGAAGCGGAAGCCGTCCCACTCCTGACTCGCCGGCTCGCGGATGCCCGCTTCCGGATCGCGGAGTTCGTCGACGTGGAACGCCTCGACGGCGTCGCCGATCTCGACGTTTCCGTACTCGAGTTGGCCGAGCGCGCGGACCGGCTGGCCGTCCACGTCGAACTCGACGATGGCGAGGTGGTTCGGCTGCCGGACGCCCGGCGGCGTCGCCGTCGACGTGGTCCACGTCACGACCTCGGCGGTGTACTCGCTCAGGTCGACGGTATCGACGGGTGGCTCCCCGCCAGGGCCGTAGGGGTGGCCCGGGTAGGTGATGCTGCCGTCGGGGTAGCGGTGGGCGGTCAGTTCCGGTTCGTCGGTCGTCTCGGTGTCGTGGTCGCTCATTGTGCCTCCGGGGTTTCGAGGATGGTGGTCGTCACGCAGTTG
It includes:
- a CDS encoding OB-fold domain-containing protein; this translates as MSDHDTETTDEPELTAHRYPDGSITYPGHPYGPGGEPPVDTVDLSEYTAEVVTWTTSTATPPGVRQPNHLAIVEFDVDGQPVRALGQLEYGNVEIGDAVEAFHVDELRDPEAGIREPASQEWDGFRFRPIE
- a CDS encoding DUF7547 family protein, which gives rise to MTDRRDPEAEELRERLDELETTLVALREELDDGSDATRVPRGLLGGGRRPPRPPRLSEVLRFTEEYTIPTVISVLETNIRLLKLGGAALRAVDPERSTLQREREGAVSRALDAGRGFSTDRLADGLADLNEAVSGTEATDPEARELLSEAEELSAEIQERLREAGGGHRPGSSTRRGESERDDGAVHIDVTDGREEKEADETDESVDDSPQPDVDAELDSIREEVRGSASENTADERTDDDEPGDDANGNAPE